The following are encoded in a window of Streptomyces sp. SAT1 genomic DNA:
- a CDS encoding cation diffusion facilitator family transporter, whose protein sequence is MAQTDQDDQDGPQARRGGGESTTTVIVAALANLGIALAKAVAGVLSGSSAMLSEAAHSVADTVTEVLLLTALKRSERPADEEHPLGYGPERYIWALLAAVATFVGGAVFSLYDGVHTLVAGEEPGDPLVAYLVLAVAFLLEGFSLRTGLRQARGEAARLAVPFRRWFRRTADTAVKAVVMEDSAALVGLLLAAGGLLGGQLTGSGVWDGVASLCIGALLLYVAWVLGRSNAELLIGRPLPPAARELIRRELLALDDIEDVLELVTLVQGPREALVAAKVDLRDGASAARIEWTCEQAERRLRAALPLVGRVYLDPTPGRARRGPLP, encoded by the coding sequence ATGGCGCAGACCGACCAGGACGACCAGGACGGCCCACAGGCACGGCGGGGCGGCGGCGAGAGCACCACCACGGTGATCGTCGCCGCCCTCGCCAACCTGGGCATCGCGCTGGCCAAGGCGGTCGCCGGCGTGCTCAGCGGATCCAGCGCGATGCTGTCCGAGGCCGCGCACTCGGTGGCCGACACGGTCACCGAGGTGCTGCTGCTGACCGCGCTCAAGCGCAGCGAGCGCCCCGCCGACGAGGAGCACCCCCTCGGCTACGGCCCCGAGCGCTACATCTGGGCGCTGCTGGCCGCCGTCGCCACCTTCGTCGGCGGCGCGGTCTTCTCCCTCTACGACGGCGTGCACACCCTGGTCGCGGGCGAGGAGCCGGGCGATCCGCTGGTGGCGTACCTGGTGCTCGCCGTGGCCTTCCTGCTGGAGGGCTTCTCGCTGCGCACGGGTCTGCGCCAGGCGCGCGGCGAGGCCGCCCGGCTCGCGGTGCCCTTCCGCCGCTGGTTCCGGCGCACCGCCGACACCGCCGTCAAGGCCGTCGTCATGGAGGACTCCGCCGCCCTGGTCGGCCTGCTGCTCGCGGCGGGCGGCCTGCTCGGCGGCCAGCTCACCGGCTCGGGCGTCTGGGACGGTGTCGCCTCGCTGTGCATCGGCGCGCTGCTGCTGTACGTCGCCTGGGTGCTGGGCCGGTCCAACGCGGAGCTGCTGATCGGCCGCCCGCTGCCGCCCGCCGCCCGGGAGCTGATCCGGCGCGAGCTGCTGGCCCTGGACGACATCGAGGACGTACTGGAGCTGGTCACGCTGGTGCAGGGGCCCCGGGAGGCGCTGGTGGCGGCGAAGGTCGACCTCCGGGACGGGGCGAGCGCCGCCCGGATCGAATGGACGTGCGAGCAGGCCGAGCGGCGGCTGCGCGCGGCCCTGCCCCTGGTCGGCCGGGTCTATCTGGACCCGACGCCGGGCCGCGCCCGGCGCGGCCCGCTGCCGTGA
- a CDS encoding acyl-CoA dehydrogenase family protein has protein sequence MRRTVFNEDHEAFRETLRAFIEAEVVPVYDEWFAAGQAPRDFYYKLGELGVFGINVPEEFGGAGLDSHKFEAVLYEETARAGVQFGGSGVHVLLALPYIKMLATEEQKKRYLPKFVTGEEMWAIAMTEPGTGSDLAGMKTTAKLSEDGTHYVLNGAKTFITGGVHADKVIVCARTSAPREDDRRFGISLFAVDTKSEGYSVGRKLDKLGLRTSDTAELAFVDVKVPAEDLLGEENKGFSYLGHNLASERWGIAFGAYAQAKAAVRFAKSYVQDRTVFGKPVAHFQNTKFELAACQAEVDAAEAVADRATEALDAGELTPAEAASAKLFCTEVAHRVIDRCLQLHGGYGYMNEYPIARLYADNRVNRIYGGTSEIMKSIIAKNMGL, from the coding sequence GTGCGCCGTACGGTGTTCAACGAGGATCACGAGGCGTTCCGGGAGACCCTCCGCGCCTTCATCGAGGCCGAGGTCGTACCGGTGTACGACGAGTGGTTCGCGGCCGGGCAGGCCCCCCGGGACTTCTACTACAAGCTGGGCGAGCTGGGCGTCTTCGGGATCAACGTGCCCGAGGAGTTCGGCGGCGCGGGCCTGGACAGCCACAAGTTCGAGGCCGTCCTGTACGAGGAGACCGCGCGCGCGGGCGTGCAGTTCGGCGGCTCCGGCGTGCATGTGCTGCTCGCCCTGCCGTACATCAAGATGCTGGCCACCGAGGAGCAGAAGAAGCGGTACCTGCCGAAGTTCGTCACCGGCGAGGAGATGTGGGCCATCGCGATGACCGAGCCGGGCACCGGCTCCGACCTCGCGGGCATGAAGACCACCGCCAAGCTCTCCGAGGACGGCACGCACTACGTGCTCAACGGCGCCAAGACCTTCATCACCGGCGGTGTGCACGCCGACAAGGTCATCGTCTGCGCCCGCACCTCCGCGCCCAGGGAGGACGACCGCCGCTTCGGTATCTCGCTGTTCGCGGTGGACACCAAGTCGGAGGGCTACTCCGTCGGCCGCAAGCTGGACAAGCTGGGCCTGCGCACCTCCGACACCGCCGAGCTGGCCTTCGTCGACGTCAAGGTCCCGGCCGAGGACCTGCTCGGCGAGGAGAACAAGGGCTTCTCCTACCTCGGCCACAACCTGGCCTCCGAGCGCTGGGGCATCGCCTTCGGCGCCTACGCGCAGGCCAAGGCCGCCGTCCGGTTCGCCAAGAGTTACGTCCAGGACCGCACCGTCTTCGGCAAGCCGGTCGCCCACTTCCAGAACACCAAGTTCGAGCTGGCCGCCTGCCAGGCCGAGGTGGACGCGGCCGAGGCCGTCGCCGACCGGGCGACCGAGGCCCTGGACGCCGGCGAGCTGACCCCGGCCGAGGCGGCCTCCGCCAAGCTGTTCTGCACCGAGGTCGCCCACCGCGTCATCGACCGCTGCCTCCAGCTGCACGGCGGCTACGGCTACATGAACGAGTACCCGATCGCCCGTCTGTACGCCGACAACCGCGTGAACCGGATCTACGGCGGCACCAGCGAGATCATGAAGTCGATCATCGCCAAGAACATGGGCCTGTAG
- a CDS encoding ATP-binding protein, whose amino-acid sequence MFDTVLVANRGEIAVRVIRTLRALGVRSVAVFSDADADARHVREADTAVRIGPAAAAESYLRADRLLEAAARTGAQAVHPGYGFLAENAEFARACEAAGLVFIGPPADAISLMGDKIRAKETVAAAGVPVVPGSSGSGLSDEQLAEAARAIGMPVLLKPSAGGGGKGMRLVREEALLAEEIAAARREARASFGDDTLLVERWVDTPRHIEIQVLADGHGRVIHLGERECSLQRRHQKIIEEAPSVLLDEATRAAMGEAAVQAARSCGYRGAGTVEFIVPGGDPSAYYFMEMNTRLQVEHPVTELVTGLDLVEWQLRVASGEPLPYAQEDITLTGHAVEARLCAEDPARGFLPSGGTVLRLREPQGDGVRTDSGLSEGTEVGSLYDPMLSKVIAYGPDRATALRRLRAALARTVTLGVPTNAGFLRRLLAHPAVVAGDLDTGLVARVVDELVPAGVPEEVYEAAAAVRLDALRPKAGGADGWTDPFSEPSGWRLGGEPKPVSFWLRAADPVAYTPRGSQTVDGDTVSVTLGGVRHTFERAGDWLGRDGDAWHVRDHDPVAASLTRADRAGADSLTAPMPGTVTVVKVAVGDEVGAGQSLVVVEAMKMEHVISAPHAGTVTELDVSPGATVAMDQVLAVVAPREEDTAAPAALPDEEGTVRS is encoded by the coding sequence ATGTTCGACACAGTTCTGGTGGCCAACCGCGGCGAGATCGCCGTCCGTGTCATCCGCACCCTGCGCGCCCTGGGCGTGCGCTCGGTGGCCGTCTTCTCCGACGCCGACGCGGACGCCCGCCATGTGCGCGAGGCCGACACCGCGGTGCGCATCGGCCCGGCGGCCGCGGCCGAGAGCTATCTGCGCGCCGACCGGCTCCTGGAGGCCGCCGCCCGCACCGGCGCCCAGGCCGTCCACCCCGGCTACGGCTTCCTCGCGGAGAACGCGGAGTTCGCCCGCGCCTGCGAGGCGGCCGGCCTGGTCTTCATCGGACCGCCGGCCGACGCGATCTCCCTGATGGGCGACAAGATCCGCGCCAAGGAGACGGTCGCGGCGGCCGGGGTGCCGGTGGTCCCCGGCTCCAGCGGCTCGGGCCTGAGCGACGAGCAGCTCGCCGAGGCGGCCCGCGCCATCGGCATGCCGGTGCTGCTCAAGCCCTCGGCGGGCGGCGGCGGCAAGGGCATGCGGCTGGTGCGCGAGGAGGCGCTGCTCGCCGAGGAGATCGCCGCCGCCCGCCGCGAGGCCCGCGCCTCCTTCGGCGACGACACCCTCCTGGTCGAGCGCTGGGTGGACACCCCTCGGCACATCGAGATCCAGGTCCTGGCCGACGGACACGGCCGGGTGATCCACCTCGGCGAGCGCGAGTGCTCGCTCCAGCGCCGCCACCAGAAGATCATCGAAGAGGCGCCCAGCGTGCTCCTCGACGAGGCCACGCGCGCGGCGATGGGCGAGGCGGCCGTGCAGGCGGCCCGCTCCTGCGGCTACCGGGGCGCGGGCACGGTGGAGTTCATCGTGCCCGGCGGCGACCCGTCCGCGTACTACTTCATGGAGATGAACACCCGCCTCCAGGTGGAGCACCCGGTCACCGAGCTGGTCACCGGGCTCGACCTGGTCGAGTGGCAGCTGCGCGTCGCCTCCGGCGAGCCCCTGCCGTACGCGCAGGAGGACATCACCCTCACCGGGCACGCCGTGGAGGCCCGGCTGTGCGCGGAGGACCCCGCGCGCGGCTTCCTGCCCTCGGGCGGCACCGTGCTGCGGCTGCGCGAGCCGCAGGGCGACGGGGTGCGCACCGACTCCGGGCTGAGCGAGGGCACCGAGGTCGGCAGCCTGTACGACCCGATGCTGTCCAAGGTGATCGCCTACGGCCCCGACCGCGCCACCGCCCTGCGCAGGCTGCGCGCGGCCCTCGCGCGGACGGTCACGCTGGGCGTGCCGACCAACGCCGGGTTCCTGCGCCGGCTGCTGGCCCACCCGGCGGTCGTGGCGGGCGACCTGGACACCGGCCTGGTGGCACGGGTGGTGGACGAGCTGGTCCCCGCCGGCGTGCCGGAGGAGGTGTACGAGGCCGCCGCCGCGGTCCGCCTCGACGCGCTGCGCCCGAAGGCCGGCGGCGCGGACGGCTGGACCGACCCGTTCTCCGAGCCGAGCGGCTGGCGGCTGGGCGGGGAGCCGAAGCCGGTGTCCTTCTGGCTGCGGGCGGCCGACCCGGTCGCGTACACCCCGCGCGGCAGCCAGACGGTCGACGGCGACACGGTCTCCGTCACCCTCGGCGGCGTCCGCCACACCTTCGAGCGGGCCGGTGACTGGCTGGGCCGCGACGGCGACGCCTGGCACGTGCGCGACCACGACCCGGTGGCCGCCTCCCTCACCCGCGCGGACCGGGCGGGCGCCGACTCGCTGACCGCGCCCATGCCCGGCACGGTCACGGTGGTGAAGGTGGCCGTCGGCGACGAGGTGGGCGCCGGACAGAGCCTGGTGGTGGTCGAGGCGATGAAGATGGAGCACGTCATCTCCGCCCCGCACGCCGGGACCGTCACCGAGCTGGACGTCTCCCCCGGCGCGACCGTCGCCATGGACCAGGTGCTCGCGGTCGTCGCCCCGCGCGAGGAGGACACCGCCGCCCCGGCCGCGCTGCCCGACGAGGAAGGGACGGTGCGGTCATGA
- a CDS encoding hydroxymethylglutaryl-CoA lyase, protein MTAPEALPMVVPAPDLPQRVRIYEVGPRDGLQNEKLTVPTEVKAEFIRRLAGAGLTTIEATSFVHPKWVPQLADAEALFPLVRDLPGAFPVLVPNERGLDRALALHADRVAVFASATESFARANLNRSVDEALAMFEPVVRRAKDADARVRGYLSMCFGDPWEGAVPVHQVVRVCRALLEMGCDELSLGDTIGVATPGQVLELLAALNEQGVPTSALGVHFHDTYGQALANTLAALQHGVTTVDASAGGLGGCPYAKSATGNLATEDLVWMLRGLGIDTGVDLGRLVATSEWMAAHLGRPSPSRTLRALSHKEQ, encoded by the coding sequence ATGACCGCCCCCGAGGCCCTGCCCATGGTCGTCCCGGCCCCCGACCTGCCGCAGCGGGTCAGGATCTACGAGGTCGGACCGCGCGACGGCCTGCAGAACGAGAAGCTGACCGTGCCCACCGAGGTCAAGGCGGAGTTCATCCGCCGGCTGGCCGGCGCGGGCCTGACGACGATCGAGGCCACCAGCTTCGTCCATCCGAAGTGGGTGCCCCAGCTCGCCGACGCGGAGGCCCTGTTCCCGCTGGTGCGCGACCTGCCCGGCGCCTTCCCGGTGCTGGTGCCCAACGAGCGCGGCCTGGACCGCGCCCTGGCGCTGCACGCGGACCGGGTCGCCGTCTTCGCCAGCGCCACCGAGTCCTTCGCCCGCGCCAACCTCAACCGGAGCGTGGACGAGGCGCTGGCCATGTTCGAGCCGGTGGTGCGGCGCGCGAAGGACGCGGACGCGCGGGTGCGCGGCTATCTGTCCATGTGCTTCGGCGATCCCTGGGAGGGCGCCGTCCCGGTCCACCAGGTCGTCCGGGTCTGCCGGGCGCTGCTGGAGATGGGCTGCGACGAGCTGAGCCTCGGCGACACCATCGGGGTCGCCACCCCCGGCCAGGTCCTGGAGCTGCTGGCCGCGCTGAACGAGCAGGGGGTGCCGACCTCCGCGCTCGGTGTGCACTTCCACGACACCTACGGCCAGGCGCTCGCCAACACCCTGGCCGCGCTCCAGCACGGCGTCACCACCGTCGACGCCTCCGCGGGCGGCCTCGGCGGCTGCCCGTACGCCAAGTCCGCCACCGGCAACCTCGCCACCGAGGACCTGGTGTGGATGCTGCGGGGCCTCGGCATCGACACCGGGGTGGACCTCGGCCGTCTCGTCGCCACGAGCGAGTGGATGGCCGCGCACCTGGGCCGCCCGAGCCCCTCCCGTACTCTCCGCGCCCTCTCCCACAAGGAGCAGTGA
- a CDS encoding acyl-CoA thioesterase, translating into MSTALRSLLDLLDLERIEQDIFRGRSRSAVVPRVFGGQVAAQAMVAAGRTVPADRHAHSLHAYFLRPGDPGAPIVYTVDRIRDGRSFTTRRVVAVQHGQPVFHLSASFQTYEEGLDHQVPMPPAPDPETLPTSAERLRGYGHLAPEVVERLLETREAVDLRYVGEPPYGDYGTPREPHSQVWFRANGKLDGDVDTPLLHVVLATYVSDMTLLDSVLLAHGRGGWAVGDVVGASLDHAMWFHRPFRADEWLLYDQVSPSASGGRGLGQARIHTQDGRLAVTVIQEGVVRVPREPREH; encoded by the coding sequence GTGAGCACGGCACTGCGGTCCCTGCTCGATCTGCTCGACCTGGAGCGGATCGAGCAGGACATCTTCCGGGGCCGCTCCCGCTCGGCCGTCGTCCCGCGCGTCTTCGGCGGGCAGGTCGCGGCGCAGGCGATGGTCGCCGCCGGGCGCACGGTCCCCGCCGACCGGCACGCGCACTCGCTGCACGCCTACTTCCTGCGCCCCGGCGACCCCGGCGCGCCCATCGTCTACACGGTGGACCGCATCCGCGACGGCCGCTCCTTCACCACCCGCCGGGTGGTCGCGGTCCAGCACGGGCAGCCGGTCTTCCACCTCTCGGCGTCCTTCCAGACGTACGAGGAGGGCCTGGACCACCAGGTGCCCATGCCGCCCGCGCCGGACCCGGAGACCCTGCCCACCTCCGCCGAGCGGCTGCGCGGCTACGGCCATCTGGCGCCCGAGGTGGTCGAACGGCTCCTGGAGACCCGTGAGGCCGTCGACCTGCGCTACGTCGGCGAACCCCCGTACGGCGACTACGGCACACCCCGCGAGCCGCACTCGCAGGTGTGGTTCCGGGCCAACGGCAAGCTCGACGGCGACGTCGACACCCCGCTCCTGCACGTCGTCCTCGCCACCTACGTCTCGGACATGACGCTGCTCGACTCGGTGCTGCTCGCCCACGGGCGCGGCGGCTGGGCGGTCGGCGACGTCGTCGGGGCCTCCCTGGACCACGCGATGTGGTTCCACCGGCCCTTCCGCGCCGACGAGTGGCTGCTGTACGACCAGGTCTCGCCGTCGGCGTCCGGCGGGCGCGGGCTCGGGCAGGCCCGTATCCACACCCAGGACGGGCGGCTGGCCGTCACGGTGATCCAGGAAGGCGTGGTGCGCGTTCCCCGGGAACCCCGGGAACACTGA
- a CDS encoding acyl-CoA dehydrogenase family protein yields MNHRLTPELEELRRTVEQFAHDVVAPKIGDFYERHEFPYEIVREMGRMGLFGLPFPEEYGGMGGDYLALGIALEELARVDSSVAITLEAGVSLGAMPVHLFGTEEQKRTWLPRLCAGEILGAFGLTEPDGGSDAGATRTTARLDPDTDEWVINGTKCFITNSGTDITGLVTVTAVTGRKSDGRPVISAIIVPSGTPGFTVAPAYSKVGWNASDTRELSFTDVRVPAANLLGEQGRGYAQFLRILDEGRIAIAALATGLAQGCVDESVKYAKERHAFGRPIGANQAVQFKIADMEMKAHTSRLAWRDAAYRLLAGEPFKKEAALAKLYSSTIAVDNARDATQIHGGYGFMNEYPVARMWRDSKILEIGEGTSEVQRMLIARELGLTS; encoded by the coding sequence ATGAACCACCGCCTCACCCCCGAGCTGGAGGAACTGCGCCGCACCGTCGAGCAGTTCGCGCACGACGTGGTGGCGCCCAAGATCGGCGACTTCTACGAGCGGCACGAGTTCCCGTACGAGATCGTGCGCGAGATGGGCCGCATGGGCCTGTTCGGGCTGCCGTTCCCCGAGGAGTACGGCGGCATGGGCGGCGACTACCTGGCGCTCGGCATCGCCCTGGAGGAGCTGGCGCGGGTCGACTCGTCCGTGGCCATCACCCTGGAGGCGGGCGTCTCGCTGGGCGCCATGCCCGTGCACCTGTTCGGCACCGAGGAGCAGAAGCGGACCTGGCTGCCGCGGCTGTGCGCGGGCGAGATCCTGGGCGCGTTCGGGCTGACCGAGCCGGACGGCGGCTCGGACGCGGGCGCGACCCGCACGACGGCCCGGCTGGACCCGGACACCGACGAGTGGGTGATCAACGGCACCAAGTGCTTCATCACCAACTCCGGCACGGACATCACCGGCCTGGTCACGGTCACCGCGGTCACCGGCCGCAAGAGCGACGGCAGGCCCGTGATCTCCGCGATCATCGTGCCGTCCGGCACCCCCGGCTTCACCGTGGCGCCCGCCTACTCCAAGGTCGGCTGGAACGCCTCGGACACCCGCGAGCTGTCCTTCACCGACGTCCGGGTCCCGGCGGCCAACCTGCTGGGTGAACAGGGGCGCGGCTACGCGCAGTTCCTGCGGATCCTGGACGAGGGCCGCATCGCCATCGCCGCGCTGGCCACCGGCCTGGCCCAGGGCTGTGTGGACGAGTCGGTGAAGTACGCCAAGGAGCGGCACGCCTTCGGCCGGCCGATCGGCGCCAACCAGGCGGTGCAGTTCAAGATCGCCGACATGGAGATGAAGGCCCACACCTCGCGGCTGGCCTGGCGCGACGCGGCCTACCGGCTGCTGGCCGGCGAGCCCTTCAAGAAGGAGGCCGCCCTCGCCAAGCTGTACTCCTCGACGATCGCCGTCGACAACGCCCGCGACGCCACCCAGATCCACGGCGGCTACGGCTTCATGAACGAGTACCCGGTGGCCCGGATGTGGCGCGACTCCAAGATCCTGGAGATCGGCGAGGGCACCAGCGAGGTCCAGCGCATGCTGATCGCCCGGGAGCTGGGCCTCACGAGCTGA
- a CDS encoding SACE_7040 family transcriptional regulator, with protein sequence MATRTDAPTRREQILREAARLFAERGFHGVGVDEIGAAVGISGPGLYRHFPGKDAMLAELLVGISGRLLTGAKRRLAEADGSAGPEAVLDSLIEGHIDFALDDRSLITLHDRELDRLRDSDRKLVRQLQRQYVELWVEVVRRVHPGLAESAARSAVHSVFGLLNSTPHLGRRGTLPGRGPMGELLHRMARGAFASAASPATD encoded by the coding sequence ATGGCCACGCGAACCGACGCCCCCACCCGCCGCGAGCAGATCCTCAGGGAGGCCGCGCGGCTCTTCGCCGAACGCGGCTTCCACGGCGTCGGCGTCGACGAGATAGGCGCCGCGGTGGGCATCAGCGGACCCGGCCTGTACCGGCACTTCCCCGGCAAGGACGCGATGCTCGCGGAGCTGCTGGTCGGCATCAGCGGGCGGCTGCTGACCGGGGCGAAGCGGCGGCTGGCGGAGGCGGACGGGTCGGCGGGGCCGGAGGCGGTCCTCGACTCGCTCATCGAGGGGCACATCGACTTCGCGCTCGACGACCGCTCCCTCATCACCTTGCACGACCGCGAGCTGGACCGCCTCCGGGACAGCGACCGCAAGCTGGTGCGCCAGCTCCAGCGGCAGTACGTCGAGCTGTGGGTGGAGGTGGTCCGCCGGGTCCACCCCGGCCTGGCGGAGTCCGCCGCGCGCTCGGCGGTGCACTCGGTGTTCGGGCTGCTGAACTCGACCCCGCACCTGGGGCGGCGCGGGACCCTGCCGGGGCGGGGGCCGATGGGGGAGCTGCTGCACCGGATGGCGCGGGGCGCGTTCGCCTCGGCGGCGTCGCCCGCGACGGACTGA
- a CDS encoding phosphatase — MPIPGTPSRAELVDHLVRTRIAGDVATPRENNLSHYRKLANGDRNYWLGLELGDRWTDEQDVLAVMAERVGVVDDPEHRQGQDTIDPELTVDGLERLAGRLRKAADGGQRVLLATGHPGGLLDVHRATAAALRAAGCEIVVIPEGLQTDEGYVMQFADVAMLEHGATLWHTHSGEPMRAILTGLERAGRPLPDLVVADHGWAGCAGQLGVDSCGYADCNDPALFLAEAEGTVQVTVPLDDHVVSPRHYDPMTAYLLEQAGLA, encoded by the coding sequence ATGCCGATACCCGGGACACCCAGCCGCGCCGAACTCGTCGACCACCTCGTCAGGACCCGTATCGCGGGGGACGTCGCCACGCCCCGCGAGAACAACCTGTCGCACTACCGCAAACTGGCCAACGGCGACCGGAACTACTGGCTCGGCCTGGAACTCGGCGACCGCTGGACCGACGAGCAGGACGTGCTCGCGGTGATGGCCGAGCGGGTCGGGGTCGTCGACGACCCGGAGCACCGCCAGGGCCAGGACACCATCGATCCCGAGCTGACCGTGGACGGCCTGGAGCGGCTGGCCGGGCGGCTGCGCAAGGCGGCCGACGGCGGGCAGCGGGTGCTGCTGGCCACCGGCCACCCCGGCGGCCTGCTGGACGTGCACCGCGCCACGGCCGCCGCGCTGCGGGCCGCCGGCTGCGAGATCGTCGTCATCCCCGAGGGCCTGCAGACCGACGAGGGCTACGTCATGCAGTTCGCGGACGTGGCGATGCTGGAGCACGGCGCCACGCTGTGGCACACCCACTCCGGCGAGCCGATGCGGGCGATCCTGACCGGTCTGGAGCGCGCGGGCCGGCCGCTGCCCGACCTGGTCGTCGCCGACCACGGCTGGGCGGGCTGCGCCGGACAGCTGGGCGTGGACTCCTGCGGCTACGCCGACTGCAACGACCCGGCGCTCTTCCTCGCCGAGGCCGAGGGCACCGTCCAGGTGACGGTCCCGCTCGACGACCACGTGGTCAGCCCGCGCCACTACGACCCGATGACGGCGTATCTGCTGGAGCAGGCGGGCCTGGCCTGA
- a CDS encoding carboxyl transferase domain-containing protein codes for MQEAPELTSAADPASEAWRANEQAHRALVEELRGKLAAARLGGGERARERHTARGKLLPRERVDTLLDPGSPFLELAPLAADGMYDGQAPAAGVIAGIGRVSGRECVIVANDATVKGGTYYPMTVKKHLRAQEVALENRLPCLYLVDSGGAFLPMQDEVFPDREHFGRIFYNQARLSGAGIPQIAAVLGSCTAGGAYVPAMSDEAVIVRNQGTIFLGGPPLVKAATGEVVTAEELGGGEVHARTSGVTDHLAEDDAHALRIVRTIVSTLPARGPLPWEVTAPAEPKADPYGLYGAVPVDSRTPYDVREIIARVVDGSRFAEFKAEFGQTLVTGFARIHGHPVGVIGNNGILFSESAQKGAHFIELCDQRGIPLLFLQNISGFMVGRDYEAGGIAKHGAKMVTAVACTRVPKLTVVVGGSYGAGNYSMCGRAYSPRFLWMWPNAKISVMGGEQAASVLATVKRDQLAARGEEWSVEDEESFKAPVRAQYERQGNAYYATARLWDDGVIDPLETRQVLGLALTACANAPLGDPQFGVFRM; via the coding sequence ATGCAGGAGGCACCGGAGCTGACGAGCGCGGCAGACCCCGCGTCGGAGGCCTGGCGGGCCAACGAACAGGCGCACCGGGCGCTCGTGGAGGAACTGCGCGGCAAGCTGGCCGCCGCCCGGCTGGGCGGCGGGGAGCGGGCGCGCGAGCGCCACACCGCGCGCGGCAAGCTGCTGCCGCGCGAGCGCGTGGACACCCTCCTCGACCCCGGCTCGCCCTTCCTTGAGCTGGCACCGCTGGCCGCCGACGGGATGTACGACGGGCAGGCCCCGGCCGCCGGCGTCATCGCGGGCATCGGCCGGGTCAGCGGACGTGAGTGCGTGATCGTCGCCAACGACGCCACCGTCAAGGGCGGGACGTACTACCCGATGACGGTCAAGAAGCACCTCAGGGCGCAGGAGGTGGCCCTGGAGAACCGGCTGCCGTGCCTGTACCTGGTGGACTCGGGCGGCGCCTTCCTGCCGATGCAGGACGAGGTCTTCCCCGACCGGGAGCACTTCGGGCGGATCTTCTACAACCAGGCGCGGCTGTCGGGCGCCGGGATCCCGCAGATCGCCGCGGTGCTCGGCTCGTGCACGGCCGGCGGGGCGTACGTCCCGGCGATGAGCGACGAGGCGGTCATCGTCCGCAACCAGGGCACGATCTTCCTGGGCGGCCCGCCGCTGGTGAAGGCGGCCACCGGCGAGGTCGTCACCGCCGAGGAGCTGGGCGGCGGCGAGGTGCACGCGCGCACCTCCGGCGTCACCGACCACCTCGCCGAGGACGACGCGCACGCGCTGCGCATCGTGCGCACCATCGTCTCCACCCTCCCCGCGCGCGGGCCGCTGCCCTGGGAGGTCACCGCCCCCGCAGAGCCCAAGGCGGACCCGTACGGGCTGTACGGCGCGGTGCCGGTGGACTCCCGCACCCCCTACGACGTGCGGGAGATCATCGCGCGCGTGGTGGACGGCTCCCGCTTCGCCGAGTTCAAGGCCGAGTTCGGGCAGACCCTGGTCACCGGCTTCGCCCGGATCCACGGCCACCCGGTCGGCGTCATCGGCAACAACGGCATCCTGTTCTCCGAGTCCGCCCAGAAGGGCGCCCACTTCATCGAGCTGTGCGACCAGCGCGGCATCCCGCTGCTGTTCCTGCAGAACATCTCCGGCTTCATGGTGGGCCGCGACTACGAGGCGGGCGGCATCGCCAAGCACGGCGCCAAGATGGTCACGGCGGTGGCGTGCACCCGGGTGCCCAAGCTGACCGTGGTCGTCGGCGGCTCCTACGGCGCGGGCAACTACTCCATGTGCGGCCGGGCCTACTCCCCCCGCTTCCTGTGGATGTGGCCCAACGCCAAGATCTCCGTGATGGGCGGCGAGCAGGCCGCCTCCGTGTTGGCTACCGTCAAGCGCGACCAGCTCGCGGCGCGCGGCGAGGAGTGGTCCGTGGAGGACGAGGAGTCCTTCAAGGCCCCGGTGCGCGCCCAGTACGAGCGCCAGGGCAACGCCTACTACGCCACCGCACGCCTGTGGGACGACGGCGTCATCGACCCGCTGGAGACCCGGCAGGTGCTGGGCCTGGCCCTGACCGCGTGCGCCAACGCCCCGCTGGGTGACCCCCAGTTCGGCGTCTTCCGGATGTGA